A section of the Elizabethkingia anophelis R26 genome encodes:
- the rsmA gene encoding 16S rRNA (adenine(1518)-N(6)/adenine(1519)-N(6))-dimethyltransferase RsmA, with translation MKVTAKKHLGQHFLTDENIASKIANGLSGDGYDAVLEVGPGMGVLTKYLLDKEQETFVAEIDQESVAYLKLHYPKLENHILNDFLKLDIPQQFEGQVAVIGNFPYNISSQILFKIIDNYECIPEMTGMFQKEVAERTAAVPRTKDYGILSVMVQAYYDVKYLFTVHENVFNPPPKVKSGVISLIRNPKEGLEGNEVLFKQIVKAGFNQRRKTLRNSWKVLGIPEALTDHEFMSKRAEELSVQDFIYITKLWKENK, from the coding sequence TTGAAAGTAACCGCTAAAAAACACCTTGGACAACATTTCTTAACCGATGAAAACATCGCATCCAAAATTGCAAATGGTTTATCCGGAGACGGATACGATGCTGTTCTGGAAGTTGGTCCGGGTATGGGAGTACTGACCAAATATTTACTAGATAAGGAACAGGAAACTTTTGTTGCCGAAATTGATCAGGAATCGGTAGCCTATCTGAAGCTTCATTATCCAAAACTTGAAAATCATATTCTGAATGACTTTCTGAAACTCGATATTCCGCAGCAATTTGAAGGTCAGGTAGCTGTGATCGGTAATTTTCCATACAATATCTCTTCTCAGATTTTATTTAAGATTATTGATAACTACGAGTGTATTCCGGAAATGACGGGGATGTTTCAGAAAGAAGTTGCAGAACGTACTGCAGCTGTACCCAGAACGAAAGATTACGGAATATTATCGGTAATGGTTCAGGCATATTATGATGTGAAATATCTTTTCACTGTGCATGAAAATGTCTTTAATCCCCCGCCAAAGGTAAAATCCGGAGTTATAAGTCTTATCAGAAATCCTAAGGAAGGGCTGGAAGGAAACGAAGTATTGTTTAAGCAGATCGTAAAAGCCGGATTTAATCAGCGCCGAAAAACACTTCGCAATTCCTGGAAAGTTTTGGGAATTCCTGAAGCTTTGACAGATCATGAATTTATGAGTAAACGCGCTGAAGAACTTAGTGTACAGGATTTCATCTATATTACAAAGCTTTGGAAAGAAAATAAGTAA
- a CDS encoding cell division protein FtsX, with protein MAKSVDDFNKKRLRSSNITVVISIALVLFLIGLFGLILINAQKYSDYIKEQLVVNAYFDEHLDVKDSTKIAKLNQETFEAVQKLPFVKKATFITQDQAAKEAKKSLGIDSDALFEENIFPASVEVALKPEFVDPAKINGVVKQLSEVQGIKEVKNDSSLTIDVYNNLNRILTWILAFSIIFLIVAIVLINNSIRLKIFSKRFTIKTMQLVGAQRRFILMPFIKEAIILGLIGAVIGLTVLFAGWYYFTTEIGSVFITDQTKFVYLIILVLGVGVLITVLSTIFATWRFLRSRIDTLYYS; from the coding sequence ATGGCAAAAAGTGTAGACGATTTTAATAAGAAAAGACTCAGATCCAGTAATATAACTGTTGTAATTAGTATTGCGCTGGTTTTATTTTTAATTGGTCTTTTTGGTTTAATTTTAATTAATGCCCAGAAATACTCTGACTATATTAAAGAGCAATTGGTAGTAAATGCTTATTTCGATGAGCATTTGGATGTTAAAGACAGTACTAAAATTGCAAAGTTAAATCAAGAAACTTTTGAAGCAGTTCAGAAGCTACCTTTTGTAAAGAAAGCTACATTTATTACTCAGGATCAGGCAGCAAAAGAAGCTAAGAAAAGTTTAGGAATCGACAGTGATGCACTTTTTGAAGAGAACATTTTCCCTGCATCTGTTGAAGTAGCTTTAAAACCTGAATTTGTAGATCCTGCTAAGATTAATGGAGTTGTTAAACAATTGTCCGAGGTACAAGGCATCAAAGAGGTTAAAAACGACAGCAGTCTTACCATTGATGTTTACAACAACCTGAACAGAATCTTAACATGGATTCTTGCTTTTTCTATTATCTTCTTAATTGTTGCAATTGTACTTATTAATAATTCTATACGTCTGAAAATATTCTCCAAGAGATTTACCATTAAAACCATGCAGCTTGTAGGTGCACAGCGTCGTTTTATTCTTATGCCTTTTATTAAGGAGGCTATTATCCTTGGACTTATAGGTGCGGTAATTGGCCTAACGGTTCTTTTCGCGGGATGGTATTATTTCACGACTGAGATTGGATCTGTATTTATTACCGATCAGACCAAATTCGTTTATCTTATCATCTTAGTTCTGGGAGTTGGTGTACTCATTACAGTCCTAAGTACTATTTTTGCAACCTGGAGATTCCTAAGAAGTAGAATCGACACTTTATATTATTCTTAA
- a CDS encoding DUF3098 domain-containing protein has protein sequence MSKKNQNIASTDSTQENTFYFGKKNFKFMLIGLACIIVGFFLMMGPDANTTPDGKYDPNYWNDGINSIRRIRIAPFLVIAGFVIEIYAILIRKKD, from the coding sequence ATGAGCAAGAAAAATCAAAATATCGCATCAACTGATTCAACACAGGAGAACACTTTTTACTTTGGTAAGAAAAATTTCAAATTTATGCTTATCGGATTGGCTTGTATTATTGTAGGTTTCTTTTTAATGATGGGACCAGATGCTAATACAACACCTGATGGTAAATACGACCCAAACTATTGGAATGATGGGATCAATTCAATTCGCAGAATAAGAATTGCACCATTCCTTGTTATTGCAGGTTTTGTTATTGAAATTTATGCCATCCTAATTCGTAAAAAAGACTAA
- a CDS encoding undecaprenyl-diphosphate phosphatase has product MDTIQAIILAIVEGLTEFLPISSTAHMGFAANLMGMEETEFLKMFQVSIQFGAILAVVVAYWKKFFDFKNLNFYIKLAIAVIPALILGKLFDDKIEAVLGNQIAISTVLVLGGVVLLFVDNWFKNPTVLDEKEVTIKKALTIGFWQCLAMMPGTSRSAASIIGGMTQGLSRKAAAEFSFFLAVPTMLAVTVYSIFVKTWGEGTAQATKGYEMLLSSHDNLILFLIGNVIAFVTALIAIKSFIALLNKYGFRFWGIYRIVIGIALLIYFYSVK; this is encoded by the coding sequence ATGGATACTATTCAGGCGATTATTTTAGCCATTGTAGAAGGACTTACCGAATTTTTACCTATTTCATCTACTGCACACATGGGGTTTGCAGCAAATCTTATGGGAATGGAGGAAACCGAGTTCCTTAAAATGTTTCAGGTTTCAATTCAGTTCGGTGCTATTTTAGCTGTTGTTGTAGCTTACTGGAAGAAGTTTTTTGACTTTAAGAATCTTAATTTCTATATCAAATTGGCCATTGCCGTTATCCCGGCACTAATCCTTGGCAAATTATTCGATGATAAAATTGAAGCCGTTTTGGGCAATCAAATTGCCATATCAACAGTATTGGTATTGGGTGGCGTAGTATTGCTTTTTGTAGATAACTGGTTCAAAAATCCTACAGTATTGGATGAGAAAGAAGTCACTATAAAAAAAGCTTTAACCATTGGCTTTTGGCAGTGTCTGGCAATGATGCCGGGAACCAGCCGTAGTGCCGCTTCTATTATCGGAGGTATGACACAGGGGCTTTCCAGAAAAGCTGCCGCTGAGTTTTCTTTTTTCTTAGCTGTACCAACGATGCTTGCTGTAACAGTTTACTCTATTTTTGTAAAAACATGGGGAGAAGGGACTGCACAGGCAACTAAAGGATACGAAATGCTGCTTAGCTCACATGATAACCTTATCCTTTTCCTTATTGGAAATGTTATCGCTTTCGTTACAGCACTTATCGCTATCAAATCTTTTATAGCATTACTGAATAAATATGGATTCAGATTCTGGGGTATTTACCGTATCGTAATCGGTATAGCTTTATTGATTTATTTTTACTCCGTAAAATAA
- the truB gene encoding tRNA pseudouridine(55) synthase TruB: MKFTAEDIQAGQILLVDKPLDWTSFNAVNKIKWKLKREFKLKKVKVGHAGTLDPRATGLLVICTGKATKQIPQIQDASKEYWAEIKIGVQTESYDTEKPEILPQDISGITEANIHNALKKFLGEIDQKPPIFSALKVDGKRAYDLARAGQEVDIKIRKTTIHYIDRVEINLPYVSFYVGCSKGTYIRSLAHDIGQELGVGAYLTQLRRTKIGEYAIENATADYLENEYRFGDTEE, encoded by the coding sequence ATGAAATTTACAGCAGAAGACATACAGGCAGGACAGATATTATTAGTAGACAAACCATTGGACTGGACGTCCTTTAATGCTGTAAATAAAATAAAATGGAAGCTAAAGCGTGAGTTTAAGCTTAAGAAGGTAAAAGTAGGACATGCCGGAACTCTTGATCCAAGAGCGACCGGACTATTGGTTATATGTACCGGAAAAGCGACAAAACAAATTCCACAAATTCAGGATGCTTCTAAAGAGTATTGGGCAGAAATAAAGATTGGAGTACAAACAGAGTCTTATGATACTGAGAAGCCGGAAATTCTGCCTCAGGATATCTCAGGAATCACAGAAGCAAATATTCATAATGCTTTGAAAAAGTTCCTTGGCGAAATCGATCAGAAACCGCCTATTTTCTCCGCTTTAAAGGTTGATGGCAAAAGAGCCTATGACCTTGCCCGTGCAGGTCAGGAAGTAGATATAAAAATCAGAAAAACCACAATTCATTATATAGACAGAGTAGAGATCAATCTGCCTTATGTTTCTTTCTATGTTGGATGTTCCAAAGGGACTTATATCCGCTCTCTGGCACACGATATAGGGCAGGAACTTGGTGTTGGTGCATATTTAACGCAACTTCGCAGAACCAAAATAGGCGAGTATGCTATAGAAAATGCTACTGCTGATTATTTAGAAAATGAGTACAGATTCGGGGATACAGAGGAATAA
- a CDS encoding M48 family metallopeptidase has product MMQSLPPVSDTYKKEVRKSVLSIILFFTVYFILILVSLAILLAVISLAISFLKSFKIGFWTILIAGAMIGMGGIIFVFLIKFLFSVSKDNYEKIRITKEKEPALFQLIQETYQQVGAPAPKHVFLTTDVNAFVSYDSSFWSMFLPVKKNLTIGLGLINSTTVSELKSIMAHEFGHFSQRSMKVGSYTNQAQKMLYDMLYNNEKFFKNISGFAGVHAIFYLFVMIAVYFIRGIQWVLAKLFDFLFSKHLSLSRQMEFNADAIAAHVVGSRVSAESLLRLSLSEMAFSKPLNFFYAHNKTYYTDNLYADQTLLMDFYAEEYSHKVVNQLPLVTLEESEKYNLSKLEIEDKWSSHPSIKDRVLAIEKENIPSVNVNNNLAKTLLINFDNYAEALTNKLYSINGMDKKAEKINAESFLELFQKEHQNYSFPKMFNGYYTNHNPIAININDVDTRINTSVEDLFSDKKVALVYEKMALEKDINTLKSIVDKSIKVKLFDYDGQKYERKEAKNFIPRLEGRLKEISESIKENDQSVYQYFYTKASEKNRQDQYTHSYKDLLTAEEQFEQYIKSLNEFLPFIHFMSQTLEVDVIKVHCSKLLEAQKTFKEEIRKLKEESVFNKYIEDKDLEALTKFNDNDQTYFEFNTYQSDHITQLNTAIDAYYNSLYDGYFKIKKSLLDLQETIEV; this is encoded by the coding sequence ATGATGCAATCATTACCACCTGTTTCGGATACCTATAAAAAAGAAGTCCGAAAATCAGTGTTATCCATTATTCTATTTTTTACCGTTTATTTTATCCTGATTCTGGTCTCTCTGGCTATTTTATTAGCGGTCATTTCTCTGGCTATTTCATTTCTAAAGAGTTTTAAAATTGGATTCTGGACTATTCTTATTGCTGGGGCGATGATTGGTATGGGGGGAATTATTTTTGTATTTCTTATCAAGTTTCTATTCTCTGTGTCCAAAGATAACTATGAAAAGATTCGGATTACAAAGGAAAAAGAACCTGCATTATTTCAACTGATACAAGAAACTTACCAACAAGTTGGAGCACCGGCACCCAAGCATGTCTTTCTTACCACAGATGTTAATGCTTTTGTAAGTTATGATTCTAGTTTCTGGAGTATGTTTTTGCCGGTTAAGAAAAATCTTACAATAGGATTAGGACTTATAAATTCAACTACAGTAAGTGAGCTTAAATCTATTATGGCACATGAGTTTGGTCATTTCTCCCAAAGGAGTATGAAAGTAGGCAGTTATACCAACCAGGCGCAGAAGATGTTATACGATATGCTCTATAACAATGAAAAGTTTTTCAAAAATATAAGTGGATTTGCCGGTGTACATGCCATTTTCTATTTATTTGTAATGATAGCCGTTTATTTTATCCGTGGTATACAATGGGTATTGGCAAAGTTATTTGATTTTCTGTTCTCCAAGCATCTGTCATTAAGCCGTCAGATGGAATTTAATGCGGATGCGATTGCAGCTCATGTTGTTGGTTCAAGAGTTTCAGCAGAATCATTATTAAGACTTAGCTTGTCCGAAATGGCATTCTCAAAACCGCTTAACTTCTTTTATGCTCATAATAAAACTTATTATACCGATAATCTATATGCGGATCAGACATTACTGATGGACTTTTATGCGGAGGAATACAGTCATAAGGTTGTAAATCAACTACCATTAGTTACATTAGAAGAATCTGAAAAGTATAATTTATCCAAGCTGGAAATAGAAGATAAATGGTCTTCCCACCCTTCTATAAAAGACAGAGTATTGGCTATAGAAAAAGAAAATATACCATCAGTAAATGTCAATAATAACCTGGCAAAAACATTACTTATCAATTTTGATAATTATGCTGAAGCTCTTACAAATAAATTATACAGCATTAACGGTATGGACAAGAAAGCAGAAAAGATTAATGCCGAAAGCTTTCTCGAGCTATTTCAAAAAGAACATCAAAACTACAGTTTTCCTAAAATGTTCAATGGTTACTATACTAACCATAATCCGATAGCTATTAATATTAATGATGTTGATACTAGAATAAATACTTCAGTTGAAGATTTATTTAGTGATAAAAAAGTGGCTTTAGTATATGAAAAAATGGCTTTGGAAAAAGATATCAATACTTTGAAATCTATCGTAGATAAAAGTATTAAAGTAAAGCTCTTCGATTACGATGGGCAAAAGTATGAAAGAAAGGAAGCTAAAAATTTTATTCCACGTCTTGAAGGCAGACTTAAAGAAATTAGCGAGTCTATTAAAGAAAATGATCAGTCTGTTTATCAGTATTTCTACACCAAGGCTAGTGAGAAGAATAGACAGGATCAGTATACTCATTCTTATAAAGATTTGCTCACAGCTGAGGAACAGTTTGAGCAATATATAAAAAGCCTTAATGAATTCCTTCCGTTTATACATTTTATGTCACAGACATTAGAAGTAGATGTTATTAAAGTACATTGTTCAAAATTATTAGAGGCCCAGAAAACCTTCAAAGAAGAAATAAGAAAGCTAAAAGAAGAATCAGTGTTTAATAAATATATTGAAGACAAAGATCTGGAAGCATTAACTAAATTCAATGACAATGACCAGACTTATTTTGAATTTAACACCTATCAGTCGGATCATATTACACAGCTAAATACAGCAATAGATGCTTATTACAATAGTCTATATGATGGCTATTTTAAAATTAAAAAATCTTTACTGGATTTACAGGAAACAATAGAAGTTTAA
- a CDS encoding bifunctional helix-turn-helix transcriptional regulator/GNAT family N-acetyltransferase, which yields MKIFEKTGKMALGSRLRLLTARMADDADKIYEIYKNDFSAKWLPAFYTLVEEGPLTITEIAEYIGHSQPSATKTIKEMIKAGLCENLKTEDKRRNLVGLTNKGRSLSIQLQHQYADIDAAVENMINEANYNLWEAVKEWEYLLEKRTLLQRVLDQKKAREAKDVQVIPYENKYKTVFRALNEEWISNYFVMEEADYKALDNPQEYILDKGGQIFVALYKGEPVGVCALIKMFDDEYDYEMAKMAVSPKAQGKHIGLLLGKAIINAARKARAKNLYLESNTILKPAITLYEKLGFKRIVGRPSPYERANIQMALDLEEISG from the coding sequence ATGAAAATATTTGAGAAAACTGGAAAGATGGCTTTAGGGAGCAGATTGCGTCTTTTAACTGCAAGAATGGCTGATGATGCAGATAAAATCTATGAAATTTATAAAAATGATTTTTCAGCAAAGTGGTTACCTGCTTTTTATACATTGGTTGAAGAAGGTCCTCTGACTATTACAGAAATTGCAGAATATATAGGCCACTCCCAGCCTTCCGCAACTAAGACAATTAAAGAGATGATAAAAGCGGGTTTATGTGAGAACTTGAAAACTGAAGACAAGCGAAGAAATTTAGTAGGGCTTACAAATAAAGGCAGATCTCTTTCTATTCAACTTCAGCACCAATATGCAGATATAGATGCAGCTGTAGAAAATATGATTAATGAGGCCAACTATAATCTTTGGGAGGCTGTAAAAGAATGGGAATACCTATTAGAAAAAAGAACTCTGTTGCAAAGAGTTTTGGATCAAAAAAAAGCCAGAGAAGCTAAAGATGTACAGGTTATTCCTTATGAAAATAAGTACAAAACAGTTTTCAGAGCGCTGAATGAAGAATGGATTTCCAATTATTTTGTGATGGAAGAAGCGGATTACAAAGCTTTAGATAATCCTCAAGAATATATACTGGATAAAGGCGGACAAATATTTGTTGCACTATACAAAGGTGAGCCTGTTGGTGTTTGTGCTCTTATTAAAATGTTTGATGATGAGTATGATTATGAAATGGCAAAAATGGCCGTATCTCCAAAAGCACAGGGAAAACATATTGGCTTATTACTCGGGAAAGCTATCATAAATGCGGCAAGGAAGGCCAGAGCTAAAAATCTTTACCTTGAAAGCAACACAATCCTGAAACCTGCCATCACACTATACGAAAAATTAGGCTTTAAGAGAATTGTCGGACGTCCGAGTCCGTATGAGCGTGCTAATATTCAGATGGCACTTGACCTTGAAGAGATTTCCGGATAA
- a CDS encoding YncE family protein, translated as MKKNILLQFTLGAVLLINTACSGDRTINNEEPQKPLRGPYDNGIIIENEGTWTDMNASVDFISNDFTKFTSNIYNLTNNEELGKVLISITFKDDLAYLVLNSSNVVKIVNRYTFKKVGEITTGIKSPRYVAVTDKYIYITNNTSFDPNNYVSIYNVSNFSLVKTVNIDNGAEKIAIANGNIFVDNSGSSGVQSKISHINGMTNTLQSVINLPNGRIQNLISENNDVYAIASKYKEADSYIYKVSGQGTLTKTIVLRGIASASDLRIYKGKFYFTSGAKIYSMDINADNPPTSPLFTTSLNNRDGFFTGFNIIDDKIFTAESDQYEDTSTVHVYTLTGEPVKTFTTGRGTSGLHKN; from the coding sequence ATGAAAAAAAATATACTCCTTCAATTTACTTTAGGAGCTGTATTATTAATTAATACAGCGTGCAGTGGTGACAGAACGATAAATAATGAAGAACCTCAAAAGCCTTTAAGGGGTCCCTATGATAATGGAATTATTATAGAAAATGAAGGAACCTGGACGGATATGAATGCCAGTGTAGACTTTATTAGTAATGATTTTACAAAATTTACATCAAATATATATAATCTTACCAATAATGAAGAATTAGGAAAAGTATTGATTAGTATTACCTTTAAAGATGATTTAGCTTACTTAGTGTTAAACAGTTCAAATGTGGTAAAGATTGTTAATAGATATACATTTAAAAAGGTTGGCGAAATTACAACAGGAATCAAAAGCCCAAGATATGTTGCAGTTACAGATAAATATATTTATATAACTAATAATACCTCATTTGATCCTAATAATTATGTTAGTATTTATAACGTATCAAATTTCTCACTGGTAAAAACCGTAAATATTGACAATGGAGCAGAAAAAATTGCTATTGCCAATGGTAATATTTTTGTTGATAATTCAGGATCTTCAGGTGTTCAAAGTAAAATTTCACATATCAATGGAATGACTAATACTCTGCAATCTGTAATTAATCTTCCGAACGGAAGAATTCAAAATCTTATTTCTGAAAATAATGATGTTTATGCAATTGCTTCAAAATACAAAGAAGCTGACTCCTATATTTACAAAGTGTCTGGTCAGGGAACTCTGACTAAGACAATTGTATTAAGAGGGATTGCAAGTGCATCAGATTTAAGAATATATAAGGGAAAATTTTATTTTACATCAGGTGCTAAAATTTATAGTATGGATATAAATGCTGATAATCCGCCTACTTCTCCCCTTTTTACTACATCTTTAAATAATAGAGACGGGTTCTTTACAGGATTTAACATTATTGACGATAAAATTTTCACTGCTGAATCAGATCAGTATGAAGATACCAGTACTGTACATGTTTATACCCTTACAGGGGAACCTGTTAAAACTTTTACTACTGGAAGAGGAACATCTGGTCTGCATAAAAACTAA
- a CDS encoding HD domain-containing protein — protein MTKEEQLHRAIKIAVKAHKGQKDKYDAPYIDHVLRVSNLGKTLDEKIVGALHDVIEDSDFTLADLAYEGFPPHIVEAVRCITKTDDEEDYDILIQRIETSPLAIAVKINDLTDNMDLKRMPRLLAERDLKRFNKYIKYYRYLTDKY, from the coding sequence ATGACAAAAGAGGAACAGTTGCATCGTGCTATTAAAATTGCTGTAAAAGCACATAAAGGGCAAAAAGACAAGTACGATGCTCCATATATCGATCATGTTTTAAGAGTTTCTAATCTGGGTAAAACGTTGGATGAGAAAATTGTAGGAGCCCTTCACGATGTTATCGAAGATTCGGATTTTACATTGGCAGATTTAGCATATGAAGGTTTTCCACCTCATATTGTTGAGGCTGTAAGATGCATTACCAAGACTGATGATGAAGAAGATTATGACATTTTGATTCAGCGTATAGAGACAAGTCCCCTTGCAATAGCAGTGAAAATTAATGATCTGACGGATAATATGGATCTGAAAAGAATGCCTAGACTACTTGCAGAGAGAGACCTGAAAAGATTCAATAAGTACATTAAATATTATCGGTATTTAACAGATAAATATTAA